The Pseudomonas entomophila genome segment TGGCATCTGCGTGCCTGTCTTGCTGCTGTTGCTGGCGTTGTCGGTGGAGGCCCATTCGACCACGCCTTTCGCCCTGGCAGGCTATTTCTTTCTTGAGGAGTTGGGTATCGGTGCCCTCGCGGGGGCGACGCTTGCGCTGGTGGTCGGCGGGCTCTTGCGTTTTTCGCAACGCCATTGCCTGCAGATCGATGCCTGGCAGCAACTGGTGATGCCTGGGTTGGCACTGCTGAGTTTTGCCAGCGCCCAGGCGCTGGGCGGTAGTGGCTTTATCGCCGCCTTCTGCGCAGGGCTGCTGATCAGTTATCTGTTCAGGCAGGAAACTCGGCCCTTGCTCGAGACCGGCGAATCTTGCAGCGAAGCGCTGTCGCTGCTGACCTGGGTGGTTTTTGGCGCCTACGTGGCGCCCAAGGCTTCGCAGATACTTTCGCCTTCGGTATGGTTCTACGCGTTGTTGAGCCTGTCGCTGGTGCGCATGTTGCCTGTGTGGCTCAGTCTGGCAGGGAGTACCCTGGCTGCCGAAAGCCGTCTGTTCATCGGCTGGTTCGGGCCACGCGGGCTGGCCTCGATCGTGTTCGCCACGCTGATTCTGGATTCGCCTTTGCAGGAGCGTGGCACGATTATCGCCACCTCGATCGCTTGTGTACTGCTCAGCGTGGTCCTGCACGGTGTGAGCGCAGGGTCCTGGGCTGCCAGGCTGGGGCGCTTGCCGTAACCTTGAGCGCGTGTGGTACGCGTCGTATTCCTTGAGGAGTTGAGCATGAGCGATTTCACCCCTTGGTCGGCGCTGGCAGGCGGCGCCATGATCGGCTTGGCCGCGGGCCTGTTCGCCGTGGCCAATGGGCGCATTGCAGGTATCAGCGGCCTGATCGGGTCGTTATTGCAGCGTGGCGGAGAAGGGCGTGGCGAGAAAGCGACGTTCTTGCTAGGGGTCATCGTCGCGCCGCTGCTGTGGCACCTGCTTGCGACGATGCCGCCTGTGCATTTCACCGCCTCGCCCTGGGCGCTCGTGGCGGCCGGGTTGCTGGTGGGCATCGGCACGCGTTACGCCGCAGGCTGCACCAGCGGCCACGGTGTGTGCGGCCTGTCTCGGTTGTCGCCACGCTCAGCGGTGGCAACGCTGTGTTTCATGGCTGCCGGTTTTGCCACCGTCTATATCCTTCGTCATGTCCTGGCAGGTGCGTAGCATGCAGCGAATCATTGGTTTCCTGGCCGGGGCCCTGTTCGGCATGGGCCTGTTGTTGTCCGGCATGGCAAACCCTGCGAAGGTCCTCGGGTTTCTCGACCTTGCCGGGCAGTGGGATCCATCGTTGGCACTGGTCATGGTCGGTGCCATCGGCGTGGCCTTGCTACCCATGGCGTGGGCACGGCGGCACAGCGTGGCGTTGCTGGGAGGAAGGATGCAGTTGCCGACGCGGCGTGACATCGATCGCCGGCTGGTCGGCGGCAGCCTGGTCTTTGGGGTCGGCTGGGGTCTTGCCGGCATTTGCCCTGGCCCTGCGCTGGTGCTGCTGGCTGGTGGATATTGGCAAGCCTGGCTGTTCGTGGCAGCGATGCTTGCTGGCATGCTGCTGGTCAATACCGTGGAAGCCAAAGGCCGGTGGCGGTCGTAAGCCGTATTCCTTGAGAAAAGACCAGAGCATCAAGGGCGGTCAGTGATCTGGCAGATCGCTGCGCGACACAGTACTTACAAACATTTGGGCAAGCGCAGCGCGCGCTACAAAGCCAAGTTCATCTATTCCGAGCGAATCACCATCGGCTGTGCAACGCCTGGTCGATTATCAATTTTCAGTTAACACCCGTTAACGCCACTCGCGATTATCACTCGCTATCCCATATCTCAGAATCCATTCGTCCCACTCAGCCTCACACGGCAGGTGGATTGCTCAAACGAATGGAAGAGCTCCAATGACGTCATCAACTGCTGCCTCGAAAACGCTCAGTTCGACGCCGGTAAGTCCGCAAGGGGTCAGTGATGTTCAGTCAGCATTGAGCTGCTGCCGCTTGTTGCTGCAACTGCATCAGGGCCGAGAGCCATTGATCGCAGATGGTCATGAGCGTGAGAACGTGCGCAAGTCTGTGAACAGTTACGCAACTGCATGTGGCGTCAACTTGCGAATGGGGCGGCTTGAGCTGCGCAGGCTCAAAGCACAGATGCTTCCGCTGGCCTGGCGTACCTGCGCCGGTGACTATGTGCTACTTGCTCGATTGTCACCGACCCAGGCACTGGTCCAGTCACCGCTCTCCAGCACACCGCAGATACTCAGCCGTGAACAGTTGGCCCAGTCCTGGACGGGCGAGGTCATCCGGCTACGACGAGGCGGCCTGCGTTTCGACCTTTCCTGGTTCATTCCCGAGTTGCTGCGACACCGTCGAGTTCTGGGCGAGGTACTGCTGTGCTCGCTGCTGCTCCAGGTATTGGCCCTGGCAACGCCCCTGTTCTTTCAGGCGGTCATGGACAAGGTCATGGTCCATCGTGCGCTGGCAACGTTGGATGTGCTGGTACTCGCGCTGGTGGTGGTCGGTGTGTTCGAAGTCGTGCTCAAGGGGCTGCGGGAATACCTTTCGGCGCATACCGCCAACCGTATCGATATCGGCCTCGGGGTCAAGCTGTTCCGCCATCTGCTGGGCTTGCCATTGCTCTATTTCAAGCAGCGACAGGTCGGCGCGATCATCGCCAGGGTCCAGGAGCTGGACGGAATCCGTGAGTTCCTCACCGGGTCGCTGCTCACCCTGTGTGTCGATGTCGCCTTTACAGTGGTGTTCTTCGCTGTCATGGCATGGATCTCCTGGCCACTGACCTTGGTGGTGCTGGCGACCTTGCCACTGTATGTCGCCCTGGCCTGGGCCAGCGCCGGGCCACTTGAAAAGCGTATCGAGCGCCAGTTCCAGACCACCGCCCGCAACACCGCATTTCTCAACGAGACCGTCAGCAGCAGCGAGACCATCAAGAGCCTGGCGGTGGAGCCGCGCATGCAGCGGCGCTGGGAGGCGCAGACCGCCGAGATGGTGGAAGCAGGGTTCGCCAGCCAGAGCCTGGGGAGCGCCATCAGCCAGTGTGTGACCTTGTTGCAGAAGGTCACCGCCGTGGCGGTGATCTGCTGGGGGGCACACATGGTCATTGCCTTGGAGCTGACGCTTGGCCAACTGATCGCGTTCAACATGATGCTGTCCCATGTCAGTCAGCCGCTGGCCAAGCTGATCGATGTCTGGCAGCAGTTCGTGCAGGTCCGCGTCTCGGTGGACAAGCTGGGCGATATGCTCAACCTGCCGGTGGAACAGGCTCAGGGGCAGCAACGGCCGTCAGCCGCGTTGTGTGGCGAGGTACGTATCGAACAACTGGCGTTTCGCTACCGCCCAGACCTGGACCTGGTGCTCGATGGCCTGGACCTGCACATCGAGGCGGGGCAGACCCTGGGGATCGTCGGGCCATCCGGCTCAGGCAAGAGCACCTTGACCCGCCTCTTGCAAAAGCTCTACGTCCCGGACGCCGGGCGCATCCTGATCGATGGACAGCCTCTCGAACAACTCGACCCTTCCTGGCTACGCAGCCAGGTCGGTGTGGTGCTGCAGGAAAACTACCTGTTCAACCGCAGCGTGCGGCAGAACATCGCCCTGCGTCACCCCACCGCCTCCCTGGAGCGTGTCATCGAGGTGGCGCGGCTGGCAGGCGCTCACGACTTCATCCTGCAACTGCCGCTGGGCTACGACACCGTCCTGGCCGAGGCGGGTGGTTCCTTGTCCGGCGGGCAGCGCCAACGCGTCGCGATTGCTCGGGCCTTGATGGGCGACCCGCGGATCCTGATCTTCGACGAGGCCACCAGCGCGCTGGACGATGAATCCCAGGCACTGATCCAGGACAACATGGCGCAGATCGCTGCGGGGCGAACGGTGATCGTCATCGCCCATCGACTCAGTGCAGTGCGTGACTGCCAGCGCATCATTGCCCTGGAGCATGGGCGTATCAGCGAATCGGGCAGCCACGCGCAACTGCTGGCCAACGGTGGTTGCTATGCACGGTTGTGGGCGATGCAACAAGCGATGCAGCAGGAGGTGCAGGCATGAGCCGGTACCTGTCGGGTTTGCCTGGTTGGCTGCGCAACGCCTTGGCGGGTGCCAGGCGGACTCGGGACGAGTACGAGTTCCAGCCGGGATACCTGGAGATCGTAGAGCGCCCTCCGGCGCCGTGGGCAAGGGGTACCGCCTGGCTGCTGATTGGTACGGTGATGATCGCACTGGTGTGGGCGGTGCTGGGTTTTCTGGATATCCATGCCAGCAGCACGGGCCGCTTGATCGTGTCCAGTTACACCAAAGTGGTCCAGGCTCACCAAGCGGGGGAGGTCAGCGCGATCTTCGTCCGTGAAGGCCAGCGGGTGCGCGCAGGTGCGCCGCTGGTGGCGCTCAACCCCATCGGCGTCGATGCCGAGCTGCGTGAACTGCAGGCACAACTGACCTTCAAG includes the following:
- a CDS encoding cation:proton antiporter, which gives rise to MYQNLAVLAALLVLYASLAGALESKPVNGPLLFLLTGLLAGPSGLGLLNLALDRHDLRMLAELTLAIVLFTDAAKLDPGQLRHHHNLPLRLLLIGLPLTLVAGWLAAWLLFPQMPWLEMALLSTILAPTDAALGKAVVSNPQVPRDVRECLNVESGLNDGICVPVLLLLLALSVEAHSTTPFALAGYFFLEELGIGALAGATLALVVGGLLRFSQRHCLQIDAWQQLVMPGLALLSFASAQALGGSGFIAAFCAGLLISYLFRQETRPLLETGESCSEALSLLTWVVFGAYVAPKASQILSPSVWFYALLSLSLVRMLPVWLSLAGSTLAAESRLFIGWFGPRGLASIVFATLILDSPLQERGTIIATSIACVLLSVVLHGVSAGSWAARLGRLP
- a CDS encoding YeeE/YedE family protein, coding for MSDFTPWSALAGGAMIGLAAGLFAVANGRIAGISGLIGSLLQRGGEGRGEKATFLLGVIVAPLLWHLLATMPPVHFTASPWALVAAGLLVGIGTRYAAGCTSGHGVCGLSRLSPRSAVATLCFMAAGFATVYILRHVLAGA
- a CDS encoding YeeE/YedE family protein — its product is MQRIIGFLAGALFGMGLLLSGMANPAKVLGFLDLAGQWDPSLALVMVGAIGVALLPMAWARRHSVALLGGRMQLPTRRDIDRRLVGGSLVFGVGWGLAGICPGPALVLLAGGYWQAWLFVAAMLAGMLLVNTVEAKGRWRS
- a CDS encoding peptidase domain-containing ABC transporter, translating into MSCCRLLLQLHQGREPLIADGHERENVRKSVNSYATACGVNLRMGRLELRRLKAQMLPLAWRTCAGDYVLLARLSPTQALVQSPLSSTPQILSREQLAQSWTGEVIRLRRGGLRFDLSWFIPELLRHRRVLGEVLLCSLLLQVLALATPLFFQAVMDKVMVHRALATLDVLVLALVVVGVFEVVLKGLREYLSAHTANRIDIGLGVKLFRHLLGLPLLYFKQRQVGAIIARVQELDGIREFLTGSLLTLCVDVAFTVVFFAVMAWISWPLTLVVLATLPLYVALAWASAGPLEKRIERQFQTTARNTAFLNETVSSSETIKSLAVEPRMQRRWEAQTAEMVEAGFASQSLGSAISQCVTLLQKVTAVAVICWGAHMVIALELTLGQLIAFNMMLSHVSQPLAKLIDVWQQFVQVRVSVDKLGDMLNLPVEQAQGQQRPSAALCGEVRIEQLAFRYRPDLDLVLDGLDLHIEAGQTLGIVGPSGSGKSTLTRLLQKLYVPDAGRILIDGQPLEQLDPSWLRSQVGVVLQENYLFNRSVRQNIALRHPTASLERVIEVARLAGAHDFILQLPLGYDTVLAEAGGSLSGGQRQRVAIARALMGDPRILIFDEATSALDDESQALIQDNMAQIAAGRTVIVIAHRLSAVRDCQRIIALEHGRISESGSHAQLLANGGCYARLWAMQQAMQQEVQA